The Dyadobacter subterraneus genome window below encodes:
- a CDS encoding T9SS type A sorting domain-containing protein yields the protein MYGKHYSTLSIYSLRLEKILKTVLGILFVLGICNSKLLAQPEIILNTTGYGFSKDEANGINSDQWVYIKRFANLTYNGQDASVTAVRLHIEWNQYEPTPGNYQRAKMIAAVKALTELKPGMKFALHFPYQRAGYWNDTYFGSSDVAQTKYGALVRSEIAYTCPSIFSDYAQTRFNAFVDDVLTQIKDYYPKLLYVEMGNSPAEEYAIPFNSGSSGPDPGFFEQKALESWRTKFLPLRFPNQTVATWGNQKVNISSASQPTDGNYNSDMGRDLHRFAGWGLLKKFQGFYNIVKSHSPSIKVLYFISDFGTPQGNLSHLHNSTLPLALELADGIYTSDGTNQYDLQKKILALDVLKGTNPDKIAAIEFDPEDLGEQSSGSGINWNIPYEWMPRGYKHGADYIHLAMYYSDDAMNQLAPALALIKAQYVGRNYKAPKRAASVPINIFPTVFTDKNLFQQWNDTGGANWASTDALPKSFKMSDDGYWDNLWDSNNLLPCTFTIQAATSDDKPAAGKTTTLSVNCAGGECDDVKYTWNGEGAINKTGSSIEIQAPSANGNYVYTVKTNRDGCSAKIATTSLAVGDPLPVTLTSFTATKSEKTALLNWATTMEVNSDRFDIEHGTDGKSWETLGTVKANGETNQTLSKYSFTDAQPLNGENLYRLKMIDNDGSYAYSRIQSVIFETGNLAIIYPNPAVNKLTITADDWSKIDKVQIINLSGAVIYESDNKAGPEINVSQLTPGAYVLRLVHTSGSQETQKFVKRG from the coding sequence CAAAAGGTTTGCCAACTTAACATACAACGGTCAGGATGCCAGCGTTACCGCGGTTCGTCTGCACATTGAATGGAATCAATATGAGCCAACTCCCGGCAATTATCAACGTGCAAAAATGATAGCAGCAGTAAAAGCGCTTACTGAGTTAAAGCCCGGGATGAAGTTTGCACTGCACTTTCCGTATCAACGCGCCGGATACTGGAATGATACTTACTTTGGCAGTTCCGATGTTGCACAAACTAAATACGGAGCATTGGTGCGATCAGAAATTGCATATACCTGTCCTTCTATTTTTTCGGATTATGCACAAACCCGGTTTAACGCCTTTGTGGATGATGTCCTTACGCAAATTAAAGATTACTATCCGAAGTTGTTATATGTTGAAATGGGCAACAGCCCTGCAGAGGAATATGCTATTCCATTCAACAGCGGAAGTTCCGGGCCCGATCCGGGCTTTTTTGAACAAAAAGCTTTGGAATCATGGAGAACCAAATTCTTGCCGCTTCGTTTCCCAAATCAAACCGTGGCCACTTGGGGAAATCAAAAAGTTAACATAAGTTCAGCTTCCCAGCCTACTGACGGAAATTATAATTCTGACATGGGAAGAGATTTACATCGTTTTGCCGGCTGGGGGCTTTTGAAAAAATTCCAGGGTTTTTACAATATTGTAAAAAGCCATAGTCCTTCTATAAAAGTTCTTTATTTTATTTCTGATTTCGGTACACCGCAGGGAAATTTGTCGCACCTTCATAATAGTACGCTGCCTCTGGCATTGGAACTGGCAGATGGGATATATACATCTGATGGAACAAATCAATATGATCTTCAGAAAAAAATATTAGCGCTGGATGTGCTTAAAGGAACAAATCCGGATAAAATAGCAGCAATCGAATTTGATCCGGAAGATTTGGGAGAACAGTCGAGCGGATCTGGAATTAATTGGAATATCCCATACGAGTGGATGCCGAGAGGTTACAAACATGGTGCGGACTATATTCATCTGGCAATGTACTATTCTGACGACGCGATGAACCAGCTTGCTCCTGCACTGGCATTGATTAAAGCCCAATATGTTGGAAGAAATTATAAAGCTCCGAAACGCGCTGCTTCTGTACCTATTAACATTTTCCCTACCGTTTTTACCGATAAAAACCTTTTTCAGCAATGGAACGATACAGGTGGTGCAAACTGGGCAAGCACAGATGCTCTTCCTAAGTCATTTAAAATGTCAGACGATGGCTATTGGGATAATCTTTGGGACAGCAATAATTTACTGCCTTGTACTTTTACTATCCAGGCCGCGACTTCTGATGATAAACCTGCGGCAGGAAAAACAACTACGCTGTCCGTAAATTGTGCCGGCGGAGAGTGCGATGACGTAAAATATACCTGGAATGGTGAGGGCGCGATCAATAAAACCGGATCATCTATTGAAATTCAAGCTCCGTCGGCGAATGGAAATTATGTATATACCGTAAAAACCAATCGTGACGGATGCAGCGCTAAAATAGCTACAACATCACTTGCAGTTGGAGATCCCCTACCCGTAACTTTAACCAGTTTTACAGCAACAAAATCAGAAAAAACAGCTTTGTTAAATTGGGCAACTACCATGGAGGTAAACAGCGACCGATTCGATATCGAGCACGGTACTGATGGAAAAAGCTGGGAAACCTTGGGAACTGTAAAAGCAAATGGTGAAACAAATCAAACGCTTTCAAAATATTCTTTTACTGATGCACAGCCCCTAAACGGAGAAAATCTCTACCGGTTAAAAATGATTGACAATGACGGATCCTATGCTTACAGCCGCATTCAGAGCGTAATATTTGAAACAGGAAATCTGGCAATTATTTATCCAAATCCTGCCGTGAACAAATTGACCATCACAGCCGACGATTGGAGTAAAATTGACAAAGTACAAATTATTAACCTGTCCGGAGCCGTAATATATGAATCCGATAATAAGGCAGGGCCAGAAATTAATGTGAGCCAACTTACACCCGGAGCATATGTCCTGAGGCTCGTTCATACGAGTGGTTCTCAGGAAACTCAGAAATTTGTGAAAAGAGGTTAA